The Populus nigra chromosome 4, ddPopNigr1.1, whole genome shotgun sequence genome contains the following window.
TAACCACTCTAGCTAGCAATTAAATATTGGTAGTAGCTTATGAGAGGGATGGAGTTTCATTTTCAAGCTGTTACAACGTAATTTTGTGCTGATTGAACAGAAGCGAAATTAATGCCTCTATCAGGCTTTATGATGATCAAAACTGGAGTCTCTTTAGATGGGATTGATCTCAGTATATATACATGATTTTCCATTTGATGAGCTAGCgcagaaattaaagaaacatgATAATGTTCATGATGAATTACTGTTAATTAGTTCCTCATCATTCTAAGTGCCAGTGCTTGAAGCTCACCCAAGTCACTATTGTATGGTCTTTTGACCTTGGCACAGGATTGGAATGCAAATTCTTCTCCGCTTTTTATATCTTGCATATCCATCATCCCATGATCAATATTGCTGTTGTTAAGGTCAACCGAATCAAGTGAGCTTTGTGGAGAGATTGGATTGATGTAAGTTTGATAAGATGGAAATGATGACACCCCAGAAATGTTATTTCCTTGCCACTGATGATGCGTATTCTCTATATTAATGCGTGTTGAATCGATTAGATTTTGTGCTAGTTGAGCCTTCACTTGCATCAACTGTGCTTGTAAGCATGCCACCTACAAAAGCATAAACAGTTACCAAAAATCAGAACTTCCTTAACTTGTACACTAACACTATATATATCTGTAAAGATGAAACCTGCAGCTACATGATTTGAGGACCAAGGGCTCACAAGCAAGACCCTCTATCATCaacagagagggaaaaaaaacttgatcggttttggaaataaaattaatcctcCCTTGCTAGCCTACGGAAAGAGttgaacataaataaataaataatccttaaaaacacaatataatgCATTAGATTTCAGAGGAAATCATAAATCCTTTTGGAGATGAATAACCAGACTTCTAAAAATcccttttccaaaaaaaaaaaaaactgtcaagAAGGAAAATTTTGCACTATATACCTTTATGATCTATGGTATATATGCTTGaaaaatatgctaaaaaaaaacatatatatctatataaattgTGAGTAAGCAAGATACAAAGAATTCCACAAACCTGTTGCTGCAAGGAAAAAATATGTGCAACACATCCATAAACGGGGTCTCTGATCCTTGCTTGAGCTTCATAGGCAATAGTGACAACCGCCTCATAACGATCGGCAACCGGGACATGCAGCAACAACTTGGAAACATTACTAGCACCAAAAACCTTATGAATGGCTGCAAACCGAGCAGTCCCTTGTTCAGAGCAAAAATAAGGTGCAAAGATACAATCGGAGGCACATTTCCTCCGGAGAAACTTGCATGCTCCACAAGGAGAACCAGTGCCAGTGCCAGTGCCAGTCACAGATGATGCCATGATGggagaaacaaaagaaagaaacagagaagaagagaatcttgaaaaaaattttaaaggcaCACGAGCACACTAGGAAATGGTGCGAAAAAAACGAATGAggctagtgtgtgtgtgtggtatGGTTGGCCAGGGGATCAAGTGAGGTGGGGGCTTTAGGAGTAAGGGACATAAAGGATCTCTTATAAGAGTGAATGGGAGACATCGAAGGCCACCATGTAGGGTTTTGAGGGAACATTTATCAATGGACTTATGCAATATGAGGCTTCTATTTTATTAACAAAGACCAACTCAATTAACATGATTTATACACTAATACTGTCttatgatttgattaattaatatatttaatatatagtttgcttttgaaatttcttactgctacttttttaagtttgatttttggGACGTTTGATtgctaagtttttatttttccgcCGAACGCCGCACCTGGGAACTGATGTGTTTGTCGCTTTATGGCTGTGGTGTTAAACCTCCACCTTCCGGTGATTGTTCACCGACAactaatctaataatttaagacATCGTGAGTGATTAGTTAAGGACTAATGTGTGTTAAAGGGACAAATTCATGATTACTTGTATAAGTTTCTAagtcttaaaattattttaattcaatgatAAGAGTTATCTCATACCAGTTTGTACACCAatgaaactaaatttttttattctaaacaaTCTTAAATATGTATCCTCAAATCAGTCtggtgtatttaaaaaatataaattaactacAATTAAATCAGGAATTTTACTTGGGGAATCAAACGGTGgagacattattattttttaactaccAGCTCAATGtcttaaaaatagttattttaagaGTTAAATACAAGCAATATTTGGatatttaagtttaatttaCTTACAGATTAAggatttatatatgtataaccCCTTGGTGGCGTAGAGAAGCGAAGCTGACTTTTTGAGCCTTTGGAAACCTGAGCTCTCATGTCGATCATGTCATGGGGTGAGTGCCCGCCTGCCTAAAGTGTGTTCAGTTCTAGAAAAGCTAACCGAAGTGGGGCGCCTTGCCCTCGTGCATAGGCTTCGATTTTATTACAAGAGACAAAACACGAGGCAACTCTAAATGTCTTGGTTCAAGGATCTTGTGGCttgaattatgattatttttttaaaaaagaaagaaaatatagtttAGATAGGGGATTTGAATACAATGGCTGGCTTggcagatatttttttataaacaaaaataatattctcaGAATAGTTTTCttacttaaattttatttctgaacaattttaatacatttttcttATATCGAGctaatatgtttaaaaaatttaatttctttaaatgttACTTTTAAGATTCAAActcgtaaaattataaaattaagagagagagagagagagcatacCAACCTCTTATGGTTGGCTTGGCCTCAGTACCATGGTGGTCCATGATGTTATGTGTCAATTGCTCGCAAGTCCAAATATCCAAGAAATGGATTGTCTCGCTCtcaagaaggaaaaggaaagaagatacAGAGAGGGGGGGGCTTTAATCGAGCTCCTTAAAAGTATTTGTTCatgattttaagtttatttaatgcattttcttGGTGATATTTTGAGACTTGTCTTACCATTTCCATGGCTCTGGTCATGTTAACTTGGCGATCATTCTCATATATAATTGAAGTGAAGCATGTTTTTTACAATGATTCACAGCTCAAGGTATTGAACAAGACGTTAGTTTGTTGTGGAGAGAATATGCGAAGCATTACTGCCCCTTGCATCAGCACATGTGAAGGAACTTCAACGCATAAAGTCGATCATTTAACATATTTGCCCAGCGTAAAGGTAACACATCCTCACAACAACGAACCAGCTGTGGGGAGATAGGTAAGGTCATGGAAATGGTGCTAGGACCAGCCAGCCACGTCCCTCCtctaaaacaacataaataaaatagtgtGGCAAAGGGACAGATTAAACAGCACGAAGGATTCGTCACCCTGTAAAAGGAAAATGGCACTTTGAATAGAAAAGTGTGAGCACATATCATGCTTCTTACCTCAGCTTTAGCACTGCATCACATCTTTCCTCGCCAACCCGTTTCAGGCAGTTCGGGAATTGGCATGACAAATCTTTCCAGCTTCTGGTCTCTCAACCATGACATAATCATCATTGATTTTGGAATCCCTTTGTAACATTATCCTTGCACATAGCACACATGCAAGCTTTGAAGGCTTAACCAACACACCGCCCTCCATTCTAACAGCAAAAACTTCCTCCCTCAATCGTGCATGCATGTTCATATTTACAAAGCTCTGAAATATGATTTTTGAGATTATTAGCCAATATAGAATACCCTTTTGAAATGTAAACATACAGCCCCACTTTTTCTTCTATGTTTACAGAACAGATTGGGATATCTATCAACTACCTCCTCCGCTACATAAATGTGGCCGACACCACATTAAAGTGTAAGCTTCCAAATTTATAGTTCTGCTTCTCCTCCATGCTCATGTGGCCAGTCGACTCTACGTTTgtattaaagctttttccttaaTCCAATCACTTGGTAGATGCCTTATAGAGAAGCCAAAACTTATCACAATCGCAGCAACGGACCACAAATCACATGCACCTTAGGTGCTAAGACTCCGACATGCATGGTTGAGATGGCCCCGGTCCTACTTCTAAAGTTTTTGCTATCTAAGAGTGCAATCGCAGTACTAAATTTTGAACATGACTACCTGTAGTTTTGGCCCAGGTGCTCGGAGGCTTGCATCCCAGCACGGCACCCCCAAAACCCTTCTTACAATGAGGGGAAAACTCATGAATAGCAAAAGAGGGCAAGCCCATAAAGCATTGGATACATAATATACCAATTCCCATAATCTGTacaaaagttattataattaaacaTTCAGACATGTTTTCATAATCCATGCTAGGGAACACCATTTACACATGCAAAATGCCAAGGTTGATAGATCTCCAGAAAACCCCAAAATGAGATCTCATCACAGAACCCTTTTACGGTATCCAAAATGAAATTCATAGGGAATGTAGTGATTATATCCTTTTAAGGCAAGACAACGTCCTCATCTTCTCTTGTGATGAAACCTCACCTTCAACAAGAACTGCATTTTAACCTGTCCAAGAAAACCACTATTTTAAGGACTGCTCCATATATGGGGCATCGATAAGTATAATCATATGAAAATCATCAAGTAATCGTAAGAGATAATTCATCATAAGAATCCTGCCTTGAGCATTACTTATTTCAGTTACTTGGCAGAACCCAGATAACCACTCTGATACAGCAGCAAAAGACTTTGATTCGATCATTTTGATCAAGTTGTACAGTAGTCAAAATATAGTTCCGAAAGTGGATCAAATCTTAGAATTTTAATCCATGCCAAACTTCCACCAAAAAACTCTACTAATGAgatatatcatttaattaattaggtattgaaaattgaatttaaatttgaaatggtAACAGAAATGCATCAGcaggtttttaaaaatttctacTTTGCCAGGCAGATAGAACTTACTTGAGCTGTATTATAAACAATGTACTCGTTGTACATCAGCTCAGAGGCCTTGACTTTCGAAGACACTGGTTTGCCACAAGGTACAATGACATCATTCCTCCACTTCGCATATCCTGACTCCTCAGGTACCTTCTTGCCAAGCCCTTTTGTAGAGTGCTTTCCCTCCGGTGGTTTTTCCATATACTGTGATAAATAAACTTGTGGTTCTTATtcagaaaagaaggaaaaacaaattcaaccaAAAGACAGGATGTGTCAGATTTCCACCCTACCAACATTTGAGAATATTGGGTGACTAAAGCAAGTTTCACTACTACAGAAAATCCAGTGAGGAAGAGCTGTCACTATGCAAACTAAATCAGAAATCTTACAGCAAGTGGAATGAGGGAAATTGTGCCAAACTTGCAGGCACAAGTTAGTATGTTTTGAGTAAGAACTTCATGCAACAAAGGTAAAGGCCAAGTATCTCTAGAACCCCACATTCATGCCCACAACAGGATAATGGCCTTGTTTTTTAGCATGTTGAATGGGTACATGCACAATGTTAGTTACCAACTCAAGCCAGGCATGTGGACATGCGCAGATACACACACTAACAAACCATATACATCATGGGATGTGAACTCACCGTTGCCTTCTTCAGCTCATAGACCTCCCCTAGGGCAACTTCACTGAGAAGCATTAGTCCCACTGGATTTTTCTTATCGGTAAAGCAATACTGAGCACTCTTACTGACCAGGTCAGCAAAGTAAACCCCTTTACCAAACTGTAATGCAAAGTGTTCAATCATCAGCCTTGTAGAAGGGAGGAAGATACGATAGGCATGTGTGTGAAAATCACAAATGATAATCCAAGGCCTATGAACCCAAATATGTATAAGTGTTCACATATATGCACACaatgaaaaagagagagagagaaagagaaccATATAGCCAGTTGTTGGTGCTTCAGGTGGAGCTATTCTAAGTCCTTGGCTAAGTATTCCCACAAAGTTTGTCAACCGAGAACCTGTAGAGGAGCAGCTTTTTGGTTTCACTTACATATCTGATTCATGCTGCATTACTGCTGAAGCTCCAGGTTTCCATGAACCTTGTTCAAAAGCAGTTTGTATGTAGATATAATTGATTAAGAGATACTCACCGTGCCATAGCAGCATTCTGTTCTTAAGCGTTTCTCTATAATGGGCAAATCTATCAAATTCTCCTCTTCTCTCCAGCAAAAATACTTCTTCCAGTTCAAGACTCCAATCCTGATAATAAGATCAAACACCAGTGATTACTTTGTTAGGATGgcggggaagaaagaaaaaaataaggaacaaTAACTCATCACCAGCAGAGCCAGTGCTGAGGGCTTGAACTATAAAGAAGGTTAACCCACCGTATGAGTTGGTGCATGAGTTGCAAGGAGATACTTCTCAATCAACTGATAGTCCTCACTGTCATGAGGAAGTGGACATATATCACAATGGAGCTTCTTATACTTATCATCAAGGGAATCATCGCTATCCACATCAAAGCCAACTAATCTTGAAGCTATCTCAATATCCTGAAGAGCTTCTAACATTTTCACCTACAGTAGAAACAAAATAGTGAACTACATTATTCCTCATACTGGCATGGTACACGAGATAGATACAGTCACCATTAAACTTCAGTTAATCAATAGTCATTGGAGAGCCGCTAAGGTATAATTTTCCAGTgacttcaaattttattttcaaccttCTATATACAATGCATTAAGAAGAGGCAGCAAAATTTCACTTCTTTCTCTAAGTTTGGGCGAAAATAACTCGACTTTCAGAGAGGCTTAAAAGAGAAGGTTAAGATGAGAGGTGCATGGGTAAGTGATTGTGATCGGGCAGGACACTTTTTAATACAGCATATAAGAAGTCCCCACTAAGATTCAACACAGCATCAATTTGCAAGTCACAAATAAATGAGTTAGTAATTACTATGACCATAGGGAAACCAACCAATCACATATCCACCATAAGAGAGGCACAAAAGGGCAGCTgagtaaaaaacatcaatgatgTTATCACACTCGGCCTCCTGTACCTTTGATTTAAAATCATCCTCATCTCTGATAACATGAGGATGGATAGACGGGATCACAGTGAAAAATTTATTGCTGGCATCGATTATCAAGCTTTCTTTGATAGAAGGATCATGTGCATTGCTACTTAATAAATTCTGGATCTCTGTCAAAGCCTCAAAACCTGGGAaagtaaaaaatgataaatacagGGCTCTTGGCACAAAGAAATACAAATCAAATTTCAGAACGTCAACGTTTTTTACTGCATCAGAAATAGATCTGCTTCAGTATCAGAAAGCAAATGAAAAGGATTTTTAATAGGTAACTACCCTTTTGGATATTATTTTTGCTCAGTTTTCCGAGAGGCATTTCTGACATGTTAATCTCGAACTCCACCATAGCAGCTCTGCAAACCACAAGATCTGGTCTTTCACACATACAATTACCCAAACAAGGTCAAAAGTGAAAAGGAAAGTAGTGTATACCTGTATGTTTCAACATCAAAGAGCATCTTCATCAATTCCACCAGAGGAGGAGCTAATTTGCTGTCTGCATCACTCCTAGTTTTCTTTGTCACCTGTCTGTTTACTCCATAATCCTACAAATTTAGACATCAATAAGAACTAAGAACTCAGCAGGGAGCACTAAGAAGAACAAGAgattggaaaacaaaataaacaagtacAATATCCAATGGGAAGAATCTGCCAGGTTTCTTCTGAAAATCCTTTCTCTGTTCCCATGCTTCCCATGGATTACCAGTCTTCTCAAGGAATAAACGCTTAAATTCATGGATGGCATCTGATTTTGACATCTCTTCCAGTTTATTTCCTCCAattttctcatttccaactcGGCCCCATTTACGGAACACATAACACTCTAACCCTTTGTCATCTTGTATTATCTGAAGGATGTAGAAGCTTTACACAGGAAACAGATCAAAGTTAGAAGGGAGGAAAATATCTCATAAACAAAGTAGTGAATCTAAATCAATTCTTGCATTAGCTGGTCATCTCAAACTTCAAAAGTCTAATTAGCACTAGACACAATTAAATGAGCGCAGGCCATATTGTCACTATCCTTTTTCAACACAAAGCTTATTGACCCTTCAAAGCCAGTTCATCTTCAGGAATTAAGCAATAAATGTAggcaaactttaaaaaaatcaatggagcAATATCACTCAAAACCAAGGAAAACTAAAGATATCAGCTGAAAATAAGGTTATACCACAAAAAGACACAAGACATTATAGATAACCTGTTAACACCAGTTGATAAGTCAGACATGTTCAAAGTTGTGTTATAGATGCTTTTCCCATCCTCAAGGATGTGTCCAGTGTCTTGCATACCAGAAGCTTCATGCACAGCACTACACCCTTTCACTTTGACAGTGACCATACTAGAAACCCCACCCGAGGCTTCAACTTTATAAGAATCAAATGGAAGCTTCTTCTGTCTTTTAAAACAGTCAACCAGGTAATCCTCCCTGACGATTGGCAATTTCATCCTCCTGTCAAGCCAAAAGACACCAAGTCAACTTATGATGAATAAAGAAGACATTTAGTAAGATCAGCAAATAGAAAGCACCTTTACCTTGCTTTCCTCATATCAGCATCTTCAGAAGACATTACACCACTCACAACAAAGCAGTTTGTATCTGCAATGTAACTCATTAAGCAGAATGACTAACAAGAAATGTCTTAAATCAACAGCAAGAGTCAGTCTCTTCATAGCagcaataattatttaattcaaaaacaaaaccatggaGCAAATACCTTTCTTGATCTTGGCATGAAGCTGCCCACCTGCTGCCTCGATTTTTCCCTTCCATTCTTTCTGAAGAATTAGTCCAAgtataaaatgatcaaaattagTGAGTCAGCCACAACAATATTTGACAAATAATTTCACCAAACTATAGAATACATGCCATACCAGGGATTCCTTGGGTAACCCAGAAACAGCAACTTTTAAATCTCCCAGACTTTCACTCTTTGAAGACTGAGACTGGCTGCTGGTAGCTTGACTTCCAGAAAGGTTGTTAGATGATGGTGGAGGAAGTATCCTAACTGGTTTGTTACGCTTTTGTGATTTAAACCACTGCAAAGCAAGCAGTGAGTCAATTCACCATTAGCATAATAACTGCATGAAACAACTCACAATAGTATACCTTGATAAGGTATTGATTATCAGTTTCTTCAGGAATTTTCCACTTTCCTTTAAGACGTGCTGGTTCACGAGTTGAATATGAACAT
Protein-coding sequences here:
- the LOC133692983 gene encoding LOB domain-containing protein 16-like, which translates into the protein MASSVTGTGTGTGSPCGACKFLRRKCASDCIFAPYFCSEQGTARFAAIHKVFGASNVSKLLLHVPVADRYEAVVTIAYEAQARIRDPVYGCVAHIFSLQQQVACLQAQLMQVKAQLAQNLIDSTRINIENTHHQWQGNNISGVSSFPSYQTYINPISPQSSLDSVDLNNSNIDHGMMDMQDIKSGEEFAFQSCAKVKRPYNSDLGELQALALRMMRN
- the LOC133692225 gene encoding poly [ADP-ribose] polymerase 1 codes for the protein MANPQKAWKAEYAKSARSSCKTCKSIIDKEILRLGKMVQAKQFDGFMPMWNHASCILKKANQIKFIDDVEGIESLRWEDQQRIRKYVEEGGGGGNDGGSCSGPPSAKAAKAMEYGIELSQTSRATCKSCSEKIMKGEVRISSKPDGQGPRGLAWHHANCFMDLYPSVQVDKLPGWESLAAPDQAVVHTLVKKVPSTAKTGIKNEGKEDEELQQSSSKAGAKRRKDISGDQKSKVAKSEAHVSTSRAASANNDSELDSKLESQSKELWALKDDLKKHVTTVELRAMLEANSQISNGSELDLRDRCADGMVFGALGGCPMCSGSLHYSGGMYRCGGYLSEWSKCSYSTREPARLKGKWKIPEETDNQYLIKWFKSQKRNKPVRILPPPSSNNLSGSQATSSQSQSSKSESLGDLKVAVSGLPKESLKEWKGKIEAAGGQLHAKIKKDTNCFVVSGVMSSEDADMRKARRMKLPIVREDYLVDCFKRQKKLPFDSYKVEASGGVSSMVTVKVKGCSAVHEASGMQDTGHILEDGKSIYNTTLNMSDLSTGVNSFYILQIIQDDKGLECYVFRKWGRVGNEKIGGNKLEEMSKSDAIHEFKRLFLEKTGNPWEAWEQRKDFQKKPGRFFPLDIDYGVNRQVTKKTRSDADSKLAPPLVELMKMLFDVETYRAAMVEFEINMSEMPLGKLSKNNIQKGFEALTEIQNLLSSNAHDPSIKESLIIDASNKFFTVIPSIHPHVIRDEDDFKSKVKMLEALQDIEIASRLVGFDVDSDDSLDDKYKKLHCDICPLPHDSEDYQLIEKYLLATHAPTHTDWSLELEEVFLLERRGEFDRFAHYRETLKNRMLLWHGSRLTNFVGILSQGLRIAPPEAPTTGYMFGKGVYFADLVSKSAQYCFTDKKNPVGLMLLSEVALGEVYELKKATYMEKPPEGKHSTKGLGKKVPEESGYAKWRNDVIVPCGKPVSSKVKASELMYNEYIVYNTAQVKMQFLLKVRFHHKRR